The Achromobacter deleyi genome has a window encoding:
- the rapZ gene encoding RNase adapter RapZ — protein MLKVVLVTGISGSGKSVALRMLEDASYTCVDNLPVRFLTEFIANARDDGMERVAVAIDVRSPGELAELPDVVTALRAMGTSLRVVFLDASTATLVQRYSESRRRHPLTDRLQRGGTAPSLTDCIALERELLAPLREQEHVIDTSDLTPGQLRAWIRDLIKADRAPLVLTFESFAYKRGVPGDADLVFDVRCLPNPHYDRNLRPLTGRDEPVATWLAGYEQVGQMIDDIAGFLNRWLPQYTQDTRNYLTVAIGCTGGQHRSVYVVEQLALRFADHDPLLVRHRTQLPDESA, from the coding sequence ATGTTGAAAGTCGTCCTCGTCACCGGCATCTCCGGCTCAGGCAAATCCGTCGCCCTGCGCATGCTCGAGGATGCCAGCTACACCTGCGTCGACAACCTGCCGGTCCGCTTCCTGACCGAATTCATCGCCAATGCCCGCGATGACGGCATGGAGCGGGTCGCCGTCGCCATCGACGTCCGATCCCCCGGCGAACTGGCCGAACTGCCCGATGTGGTTACCGCGCTGCGCGCCATGGGCACCAGCCTGCGCGTGGTGTTCCTGGACGCCAGCACGGCAACGCTGGTGCAGCGCTACTCCGAGTCCCGGCGCCGCCATCCGCTGACCGACCGCCTGCAACGCGGCGGCACCGCCCCCTCGCTGACCGATTGCATCGCCCTCGAACGTGAACTGCTGGCGCCGCTGCGCGAGCAGGAGCATGTCATCGACACCTCGGACCTGACGCCCGGCCAGTTGCGCGCCTGGATCCGCGACCTGATCAAGGCCGACCGCGCGCCGCTGGTGCTGACCTTCGAATCGTTCGCCTACAAGCGCGGCGTGCCGGGCGACGCCGACCTGGTGTTCGATGTGCGTTGCCTGCCCAACCCCCACTACGACCGCAACCTGCGCCCGCTGACGGGCCGCGACGAGCCCGTGGCCACGTGGCTGGCCGGCTACGAGCAGGTGGGCCAGATGATCGACGACATCGCCGGCTTCCTGAACCGCTGGCTGCCGCAATACACGCAAGACACCCGCAACTACCTGACGGTGGCCATCGGCTGCACCGGCGGCCAGCACCGTTCGGTCTACGTGGTCGAGCAGCTGGCGCTGCGCTTTGCCGACCACGATCCCCTGCTGGTGCGCCATCGCACCCAACTGCCCGACGAATCCGCATGA
- a CDS encoding c-type cytochrome, translating into MLALISFRSVSLPRFWAIPGWLAAVAVAFMAAPALAQQAPQETLRPDTMAARVAACTACHGAQGRAGADGYYPRLAGKPQDYLYHQLLNFRDGRRQYRPMTHLLTGLPDDYLREMAAYFSGQHVPYPAPVRADVSAATLEAGRKLARDGDAARGLPACASCHGAALGGMLPAIPGLLGLPRDYIGAQIGSWKNGLRRAAAPDCMADISNKLTPTDIGALAAWLSSQPVVEPYAPDAAGSVRLPAECGSQAQR; encoded by the coding sequence ATGTTAGCCCTCATTTCCTTTCGTAGTGTTTCACTGCCGCGGTTTTGGGCAATTCCGGGATGGTTGGCTGCGGTAGCCGTTGCCTTCATGGCCGCGCCGGCGCTGGCTCAGCAGGCTCCGCAAGAGACCTTGCGGCCGGACACCATGGCGGCTCGCGTGGCCGCCTGTACGGCCTGTCATGGCGCGCAGGGCAGGGCGGGAGCCGATGGCTACTATCCGCGCCTTGCCGGCAAGCCGCAGGACTATCTTTATCATCAGCTGTTGAATTTCCGCGACGGCCGGCGGCAGTACCGGCCGATGACGCATCTGCTGACCGGCCTGCCCGATGACTACCTGCGGGAAATGGCCGCGTATTTTTCAGGGCAGCACGTGCCCTATCCGGCGCCGGTTCGCGCCGACGTGTCCGCCGCCACGCTGGAGGCCGGCCGCAAGCTGGCCAGGGACGGCGACGCCGCCCGCGGCCTTCCCGCTTGCGCATCCTGTCATGGCGCCGCCCTGGGCGGCATGCTTCCGGCCATCCCGGGCCTGCTGGGACTGCCCCGCGACTACATCGGCGCGCAGATCGGCAGCTGGAAGAACGGCCTGCGCCGCGCCGCCGCGCCGGACTGCATGGCGGACATCTCCAACAAGCTCACCCCCACCGACATCGGCGCCCTGGCGGCGTGGCTGTCGTCGCAACCCGTCGTCGAGCCCTACGCGCCCGACGCCGCGGGTTCGGTCCGGCTGCCCGCGGAATGCGGCAGCCAGGCGCAACGGTAA
- a CDS encoding c-type cytochrome has product MKLMKKVLWLLLLLAIVVAGSLYWLGTRDDASTGPAAAAADGASLIERGRYLALAGNCMACHTSRGGKALAGGTPIPTPFGTVYGPNITPDDKTGIGGWTADDFWQALHNGKSRDGTLLYPAFPYTEYTRVTRGDSDALFAYLRSVTPVSQPNRPPELDFPYDQRALLAAWRALYFKPGVQEPDASQSVQWNRGRYLVEGLGHCAACHTPRNSLGATRSADALTGGLIPVLDWYAPPLTNDMRTGMGRWTAQDIATLLKTGISKHSTVSGPMAEVVLGSTQHLTDEDALAIGVYIKSLPATPASSDRPTAAAAPAAIELGGKIYRQQCVQCHQSEGEGSGSAWPALAGNPTVTAPSPVNVIRMVLDGGYAPATASNPRPHGMPPFGQLLNDNDIAMLVTYIRNSWGNEAGGVTPLEVKRARAASTLN; this is encoded by the coding sequence ATGAAGCTCATGAAGAAAGTCCTGTGGCTCCTGCTGCTGCTGGCGATCGTGGTGGCGGGCAGCCTGTACTGGCTGGGTACGCGCGATGACGCCAGCACCGGCCCCGCCGCGGCCGCGGCCGATGGCGCATCCCTGATCGAGCGTGGGCGCTACCTGGCGCTGGCCGGCAATTGCATGGCCTGCCACACCAGCCGGGGCGGCAAGGCGCTGGCGGGCGGCACCCCCATCCCTACGCCATTCGGGACGGTCTACGGGCCCAACATCACGCCCGACGACAAGACCGGCATCGGCGGCTGGACGGCCGACGATTTCTGGCAGGCGCTCCACAACGGCAAGTCCAGGGACGGCACACTGCTGTATCCGGCCTTCCCGTACACCGAATACACCCGCGTCACGCGCGGCGATTCCGATGCGCTGTTCGCCTACCTGCGCAGCGTCACGCCCGTCAGCCAGCCCAACCGGCCGCCGGAACTGGATTTTCCCTATGACCAGCGCGCCTTGCTGGCCGCCTGGCGCGCGCTGTATTTCAAGCCGGGCGTGCAGGAGCCCGACGCCAGCCAGTCGGTGCAATGGAATCGCGGCCGCTATCTGGTCGAAGGGCTGGGCCATTGCGCCGCCTGCCACACGCCGCGCAACAGCCTGGGCGCCACGCGCTCGGCCGACGCGCTGACCGGCGGCCTCATCCCCGTGCTGGACTGGTATGCGCCGCCGCTCACCAACGACATGCGCACGGGCATGGGGCGCTGGACGGCGCAGGATATCGCCACCCTGCTCAAGACTGGCATCTCCAAGCATTCCACGGTCAGCGGGCCCATGGCCGAAGTCGTGCTGGGCAGCACCCAGCACCTGACCGATGAGGATGCGCTGGCCATCGGCGTCTATATCAAGTCCTTGCCGGCCACTCCAGCTTCCTCGGATCGGCCGACGGCAGCCGCCGCGCCGGCGGCAATCGAACTGGGGGGCAAGATCTATCGCCAGCAATGCGTCCAGTGCCACCAGTCCGAAGGCGAGGGCAGCGGCTCGGCATGGCCCGCACTGGCGGGCAACCCCACGGTGACGGCGCCGTCGCCGGTCAATGTCATCCGCATGGTGCTGGACGGCGGCTATGCGCCCGCCACCGCGTCGAATCCCCGGCCTCACGGCATGCCGCCGTTCGGACAGCTGCTCAATGACAATGACATCGCAATGCTGGTGACCTACATCCGCAACAGCTGGGGCAACGAAGCGGGCGGCGTGACGCCGCTGGAGGTCAAGCGCGCGCGCGCCGCGTCGACGCTGAATTAG
- a CDS encoding PLP-dependent aminotransferase family protein, whose translation MSLYEILADEIAKSIASGVLRAGDKLASVRDACSARGVSPSTVFQAYYLLEARGLIRAQPRSGYYVNAPAESLPPEPGASCPGGESTELAISERIFDILGSVRNRDVTPLGSAFPSPLLFPLPRLAQAMAAHLKRQDPRDTVEDLAPGNPRLRRQIALRYLIGGINLPANDIVITNGALEALNLCLQAVTQPGDTVIVEAPTFYGALQALERLGLKALEVPTHPRTGIDLDAMEAAIERHAPRACWLMTQFQNPLGCLMPDEKKRQLVQLLARHDIPLIEDDVYGELYFGSARPVPAKAYDTQGLVLHCSSFSKCLAPGYRIGWASAGRYAQRVQRLKLSSTLSASGPAQGAIAEYLEQGGYDRHLRRLRETLQTQQERMADAIAHEFPAGTRVTRPQGGFFLWLELPAAVDALVLHREALARGISVAPGPIFSASGQFGSALRLNYGHPWDAGTEAAIRVLGELAREACSRAVQAR comes from the coding sequence GTGAGCCTTTACGAGATCCTGGCCGACGAGATCGCCAAGTCGATCGCCTCCGGCGTGCTGCGCGCCGGCGACAAGCTGGCCTCCGTGCGCGATGCCTGCTCCGCGCGCGGAGTCAGCCCCTCCACGGTGTTCCAGGCCTATTACCTGCTGGAAGCGCGCGGCCTGATCCGCGCGCAGCCGCGTTCGGGCTACTACGTCAACGCGCCGGCGGAGTCCCTGCCGCCCGAGCCCGGCGCCTCGTGTCCGGGCGGTGAATCGACGGAGCTGGCGATCAGCGAGCGGATCTTCGACATCCTTGGTTCCGTGCGCAACCGCGACGTCACCCCGTTGGGATCAGCCTTCCCCTCGCCGCTGCTGTTTCCGCTGCCGCGGCTGGCGCAGGCGATGGCCGCGCACCTCAAGCGCCAGGATCCGCGCGATACGGTGGAAGACCTGGCCCCCGGCAACCCGCGGCTGCGCCGGCAGATCGCGCTGCGCTACCTGATCGGCGGCATCAATCTTCCCGCCAACGACATCGTCATCACCAACGGCGCGCTCGAAGCGCTGAACCTCTGCCTGCAAGCGGTCACGCAGCCGGGCGACACGGTCATCGTCGAGGCGCCCACGTTCTACGGCGCCTTGCAGGCCCTGGAAAGACTGGGCCTGAAAGCGCTGGAAGTGCCGACCCATCCACGCACCGGCATCGATCTGGACGCGATGGAAGCGGCCATCGAGCGCCATGCGCCGCGCGCCTGCTGGCTGATGACGCAGTTCCAGAACCCGCTGGGCTGCCTGATGCCGGACGAAAAGAAACGGCAGCTGGTCCAGCTGCTGGCCCGGCACGACATCCCCTTGATCGAGGACGATGTCTATGGCGAGCTCTACTTCGGATCGGCGCGGCCGGTGCCGGCCAAGGCCTACGACACGCAGGGACTGGTGCTGCATTGCTCGTCGTTTTCGAAATGCCTGGCGCCGGGCTACCGCATCGGCTGGGCCAGCGCGGGCCGCTACGCGCAGCGCGTGCAGCGCCTGAAACTGTCGTCGACACTGTCGGCCTCCGGCCCCGCGCAAGGCGCGATCGCCGAGTATCTGGAACAAGGCGGCTATGACCGCCATCTGCGCCGGCTGCGCGAGACCTTGCAGACGCAGCAGGAACGCATGGCCGATGCGATCGCGCATGAATTCCCGGCAGGCACGCGCGTGACGCGCCCGCAAGGCGGCTTCTTCCTGTGGCTGGAATTGCCCGCGGCCGTGGATGCGCTGGTGCTGCACCGCGAAGCGCTGGCGCGCGGCATCAGCGTGGCGCCGGGTCCGATTTTTTCCGCCAGCGGACAATTCGGCAGCGCGCTGCGCCTGAATTACGGACACCCCTGGGATGCCGGCACCGAAGCCGCCATCCGCGTGCTGGGCGAATTGGCGCGCGAGGCCTGCTCGCGGGCCGTGCAGGCGCGTTAG
- the hprK gene encoding HPr(Ser) kinase/phosphatase produces MLTVQELVDDNADKIPFNWISGQGAADRAIPDDGMAAADLVGHLNLIHPSRIQVFGQEELAYYTRFDLRRRMHHMDELLIGGVPAILLADGLTPPQDLIDQCDQHQVPLLSTPVAAAQLIDLLRIYLGKKLAPTTTVHGVFLDVLGLGVLITGESGLGKSELALELISRGHGLVADDAVEFSRTAPNMIEGHCPQLLQNLLEVRGLGLLDIRTIFGETSVRRKMRLKLIVHLVRATAQDKFERLPLQDITQDMLGLPVRKVMLQVAAGRNLAVLVEAAVRNTILKLRGIDTLGEFMERQAMAILQSSK; encoded by the coding sequence ATGCTTACGGTGCAGGAACTCGTCGACGACAACGCCGACAAAATCCCCTTTAACTGGATATCTGGCCAAGGCGCCGCGGACCGCGCGATCCCCGACGACGGCATGGCGGCGGCCGACCTCGTCGGCCACTTGAATCTGATCCATCCGTCGCGCATCCAGGTATTCGGGCAGGAAGAGCTGGCGTACTACACGCGCTTCGACCTGCGCCGCCGCATGCACCACATGGACGAGCTGCTGATTGGCGGCGTGCCCGCCATTCTGCTGGCCGACGGCCTGACGCCGCCGCAGGATCTGATCGACCAATGCGACCAGCACCAGGTGCCGCTGCTGTCCACGCCGGTGGCGGCCGCGCAGCTCATCGACCTGCTGCGCATCTACCTGGGCAAGAAGCTGGCGCCCACCACCACCGTGCACGGCGTCTTCCTCGACGTGCTGGGGCTGGGCGTGCTGATCACCGGCGAATCGGGCCTGGGCAAGAGCGAACTGGCGCTGGAACTGATCTCGCGCGGGCACGGCCTGGTGGCCGATGACGCCGTGGAATTCTCGCGCACCGCGCCCAACATGATCGAAGGCCACTGCCCCCAGCTCCTGCAGAACCTGCTGGAAGTGCGCGGCCTGGGCCTGCTGGACATCCGCACCATCTTCGGCGAGACCTCGGTGCGCCGGAAGATGCGGCTCAAGCTCATCGTGCACCTGGTGCGGGCCACCGCGCAGGACAAGTTCGAACGCCTGCCGCTGCAGGACATCACGCAGGACATGCTGGGCCTGCCCGTGCGCAAGGTGATGCTGCAAGTGGCCGCTGGCCGCAACCTCGCGGTGCTGGTGGAGGCCGCCGTGCGCAACACGATACTGAAGTTGCGCGGCATCGACACCCTGGGCGAATTCATGGAACGCCAGGCCATGGCGATTCTCCAAAGCAGCAAATGA
- a CDS encoding PTS sugar transporter subunit IIA: MNHLSRILPAGNVVLDMLATSKKRAFEQAGLLFENNHGLARALVFDSLFARERLGSTALGQGVAVPHGRVKGLEQALAAFIRLSQPITFDAPDGQPVSMLLCLLVPETATQQHLDILAELAQLMSNKALREALATEPDPAIVHKMLTTGQL; encoded by the coding sequence ATGAATCATTTGTCGCGCATCCTCCCCGCCGGCAACGTCGTGCTCGATATGCTCGCAACGAGCAAGAAACGTGCGTTCGAACAGGCCGGCCTGCTTTTTGAAAACAACCATGGCTTGGCACGCGCGCTCGTGTTCGACAGCCTGTTCGCCCGGGAACGCTTAGGCTCCACTGCCCTTGGGCAGGGCGTGGCCGTTCCGCACGGCCGCGTGAAAGGCCTGGAGCAGGCGCTGGCGGCATTCATCCGCCTGAGCCAGCCCATCACCTTCGACGCCCCCGACGGACAACCCGTGTCGATGCTGCTGTGCCTGCTGGTGCCGGAAACGGCCACCCAGCAGCACCTGGACATCCTGGCCGAACTTGCCCAGCTCATGTCCAACAAGGCATTGCGCGAGGCCCTGGCCACGGAGCCCGATCCGGCCATCGTCCACAAGATGCTCACGACCGGCCAACTCTGA
- the hpf gene encoding ribosome hibernation-promoting factor, HPF/YfiA family, whose product MNLSICGRHLDVTPAIREYVMNKLARVLRHFDHVIDTQVMLSVEPLRHRAEITMRLSGKDIHCEATDENLYAAIDLLADKVDRQVIKHKDKVRSHSAESVKRQAASLSPPQQ is encoded by the coding sequence ATGAACCTGAGCATCTGCGGTCGTCACCTCGACGTCACCCCGGCAATCCGGGAATATGTCATGAACAAATTGGCGCGAGTGCTGCGGCATTTCGATCACGTCATCGATACCCAGGTCATGCTCTCGGTAGAGCCCCTGCGGCATAGAGCCGAAATCACCATGCGTCTAAGCGGTAAGGACATTCATTGTGAAGCAACCGATGAAAACCTCTATGCAGCGATAGACCTTCTTGCTGACAAAGTCGACCGTCAGGTCATCAAGCACAAGGACAAGGTAAGAAGTCATTCAGCGGAGTCCGTGAAGCGGCAAGCGGCGAGCCTCTCGCCACCCCAGCAGTAA
- the lptB gene encoding LPS export ABC transporter ATP-binding protein — protein sequence MNQPSVPTPVTSAPSGVKQGSLRATGLRKTYNGRTVVQDVSLSVVSGEVVGLLGPNGAGKTTSFYMIVGLVPADAGRIEIDGAVITAMPIHKRARMGLSYLPQDASVFRRLTVEQNIRAVLELQLGPDGRPLSTPKINEQMESLLEELQIGHIRSNAAISLSGGERRRVEIARALATSPRFILLDEPFAGVDPIAVIEIQRIVRFLKGRGIGVLITDHNVRETLGICDRAYIISEGKVLTDGHPDEIVGDPAVRRVYLGEHFRM from the coding sequence ATGAACCAACCCTCAGTGCCGACACCCGTGACCTCCGCCCCTTCGGGCGTCAAGCAGGGCAGCCTGCGCGCAACCGGATTGCGCAAGACCTATAACGGCCGGACCGTCGTGCAGGATGTGTCCCTGTCCGTGGTCAGCGGCGAAGTCGTCGGCCTGCTGGGCCCCAACGGCGCGGGCAAGACCACCAGCTTCTACATGATCGTGGGCCTTGTGCCCGCGGACGCCGGCCGCATCGAGATCGATGGCGCGGTCATCACGGCGATGCCGATCCATAAGCGCGCGCGCATGGGCCTGTCGTACCTGCCGCAGGATGCCTCCGTCTTCCGCCGACTGACGGTCGAGCAGAACATCCGCGCCGTGCTGGAGCTTCAACTGGGGCCGGATGGCCGCCCCCTGTCGACACCCAAGATCAACGAACAGATGGAGTCCCTTCTGGAAGAACTCCAGATCGGCCATATCCGGAGCAACGCGGCGATTTCGCTGTCCGGCGGCGAACGCCGCCGCGTGGAAATCGCGCGGGCGCTGGCCACCAGCCCGCGCTTCATCCTGCTGGACGAACCGTTTGCCGGCGTGGACCCCATCGCCGTCATCGAGATCCAGCGCATCGTGCGCTTCCTGAAGGGCCGCGGCATCGGCGTGCTGATCACCGACCACAACGTGCGCGAAACGCTGGGCATCTGCGACCGCGCCTACATCATCAGCGAAGGCAAGGTGCTGACCGACGGCCACCCGGACGAAATCGTGGGCGATCCCGCCGTGCGCCGCGTCTATCTGGGCGAGCACTTCCGCATGTAA
- the lptA gene encoding lipopolysaccharide transport periplasmic protein LptA, which yields MTDLRILLAPTTRLIGAVLLTASALAPVYAADPAPKAATPAEEPSTLILSDTLHYDDVKKQSVFTGNVNLTRGLMTLSSDTLQMTEDAQGNQYGTATADKGKVVTIRQERPDTFELIEGKGLRAEYDGTKSTFDLIGQAVVVRYVCGKPFDTIRGERVRYNEKTGTYEAQGGPNSAAAGGRVRSVAEPRAKADAAVAECRKQQAAKKGR from the coding sequence ATGACCGACCTTCGGATTCTCCTCGCCCCAACGACTCGCCTGATCGGCGCCGTCCTGCTGACGGCCTCGGCGCTTGCGCCGGTCTACGCGGCCGACCCGGCGCCGAAGGCGGCCACGCCCGCCGAAGAGCCCAGCACGCTGATCCTGTCGGACACCCTGCACTATGACGACGTGAAGAAGCAAAGTGTATTCACAGGCAACGTCAACCTGACGCGCGGCCTCATGACCCTGTCGTCCGACACGCTGCAGATGACCGAAGACGCGCAGGGCAACCAGTACGGCACGGCCACCGCCGACAAGGGCAAGGTAGTCACGATCCGCCAGGAACGCCCCGATACCTTCGAGCTCATCGAAGGCAAGGGCCTGCGCGCCGAATACGACGGCACCAAAAGCACTTTCGACCTGATCGGCCAGGCTGTCGTGGTCCGTTATGTCTGTGGGAAACCGTTCGATACCATTCGGGGCGAACGGGTACGCTACAACGAGAAGACCGGCACCTACGAAGCCCAGGGCGGCCCCAACTCCGCCGCGGCCGGCGGCCGGGTGCGCTCGGTGGCTGAACCGCGCGCCAAGGCGGACGCAGCCGTCGCCGAATGCCGCAAGCAGCAGGCAGCCAAGAAAGGGCGCTAA
- the lptC gene encoding LPS export ABC transporter periplasmic protein LptC: protein MKERFPSLIALFLLLVLVSSSWWAADYAQRAIQVDPPRRITHEMDAWSRNFVMLRTDPSGKPINRLEGEYAEHFPDDDSYHITAPRAVGQREANPITVAVSKTAVMEQGGKRIVMDGDAHVLRQPDANNDMLDVRSQQLIILPDDDVVFTDLPAVVLKGRSRMTGKGMHYNNKTRQLQVSASTDVEISGSEGKQQRRTEIPANNTDQKKP from the coding sequence ATGAAAGAACGTTTTCCTTCCCTGATCGCGCTGTTCCTGCTGCTGGTGCTGGTTTCCAGTTCCTGGTGGGCCGCCGATTACGCGCAGCGGGCCATCCAGGTGGACCCGCCGCGCCGCATCACGCATGAAATGGACGCGTGGTCGCGCAATTTCGTCATGCTGCGCACCGACCCCAGCGGCAAGCCCATCAACCGGCTGGAGGGCGAATACGCGGAGCATTTCCCCGACGATGATTCGTATCACATCACCGCGCCGCGCGCCGTGGGCCAGCGCGAGGCCAACCCCATCACGGTCGCCGTCTCCAAGACGGCCGTCATGGAGCAAGGCGGCAAGCGCATCGTCATGGACGGCGACGCCCACGTGCTGCGTCAGCCCGACGCCAACAACGACATGCTGGACGTGCGCAGCCAGCAATTGATCATCCTGCCCGACGACGACGTCGTCTTCACCGACCTGCCGGCGGTCGTCCTCAAGGGCCGCTCACGCATGACGGGCAAGGGCATGCACTACAACAACAAGACACGCCAATTGCAGGTTTCGGCATCGACCGACGTGGAAATTTCCGGTTCGGAAGGCAAGCAACAGCGCCGCACCGAAATTCCAGCCAACAACACTGACCAGAAGAAACCATGA
- a CDS encoding KdsC family phosphatase has translation MTMTLSASVTHPADALVLARIPATVRERAAAVRLMVFDVDGVLTDGSLYYGESGELQKRFNALDGHGLRLLMEGGLKVALMTGRSGPIVARRAAELGIAEVMQGVRDKGGALAELAQRSGVQLNQTGYMGDDIIDLPAMQRAGFAASVPNAPGYVSQAAHWVSTHPGGSGAVRECCDILLAAQGRLGAFLAAPGLLGPGAIQ, from the coding sequence ATGACTATGACTCTTTCTGCTTCCGTGACTCACCCGGCCGACGCGCTGGTGCTCGCCCGTATCCCCGCCACCGTGCGCGAACGCGCCGCCGCCGTGCGCCTGATGGTTTTCGACGTGGACGGCGTGCTGACCGACGGCAGCCTCTACTATGGCGAAAGCGGCGAACTGCAAAAACGCTTCAACGCGCTGGACGGCCACGGGCTGCGGCTGCTGATGGAGGGCGGGCTGAAGGTGGCGCTGATGACCGGCCGATCCGGCCCCATTGTCGCGCGCCGCGCCGCCGAACTGGGCATTGCCGAGGTCATGCAGGGCGTGCGCGACAAAGGCGGCGCCCTGGCCGAACTTGCGCAGCGCTCCGGTGTCCAACTGAACCAGACCGGCTACATGGGCGATGACATCATCGACCTGCCGGCCATGCAGCGCGCTGGCTTTGCGGCCAGCGTGCCGAACGCCCCCGGCTACGTCAGCCAGGCCGCGCACTGGGTGTCCACCCATCCCGGCGGCAGCGGCGCCGTGCGCGAATGCTGCGACATCCTGCTGGCCGCCCAAGGACGCCTGGGCGCGTTCCTGGCGGCGCCCGGGCTGCTGGGCCCCGGCGCCATCCAATGA
- a CDS encoding KpsF/GutQ family sugar-phosphate isomerase yields MTDHPTTSSGTALASARRTLRIESQGLLDLSARLDDSFARVVDLLLACRGRVVVSGIGKTGHIARKIAATLASTGTPAFFVHAAEAVHGDLGMITRDDVLIAISYSGSGAELLTILPVVRRMGAGLVAITGNPHSELAQQADIHLDASVAQEACPMNLAPTASTTAALALGDALAVACLEARGFGPQDFARSHPGGALGRRLLTHVRDVMRQGDALPIVMAGTPVSQALEVMSAKGMGMTVVTDAQHRPLGIFTDGDLRRLIARHGDIRSLTVESGMTRSPRSINPDALAVEAARQMDEQRLNHMLVMDNDGALLGALHMHDLMAAKVV; encoded by the coding sequence ATGACTGACCATCCCACCACATCGTCCGGCACCGCGCTGGCATCTGCGCGCAGGACGCTGCGAATTGAAAGCCAGGGCCTGCTCGACCTGTCCGCCAGGCTGGACGACAGCTTTGCGCGGGTCGTGGACCTGCTGCTGGCATGCCGCGGGCGCGTGGTCGTGAGCGGCATCGGCAAGACGGGGCACATCGCCCGCAAGATCGCCGCGACGCTGGCTTCCACCGGCACGCCCGCGTTTTTCGTCCATGCCGCCGAGGCCGTCCATGGCGACCTGGGCATGATCACCCGGGACGACGTGCTGATCGCCATTTCCTATTCGGGCTCGGGCGCGGAACTGCTGACCATCCTGCCCGTCGTACGCCGTATGGGCGCGGGGCTGGTCGCCATTACCGGCAATCCGCACTCCGAACTGGCCCAGCAGGCGGACATCCACCTGGACGCCAGCGTGGCCCAAGAGGCCTGCCCGATGAACCTGGCCCCCACCGCCAGCACGACCGCGGCCCTGGCCCTGGGCGACGCCCTGGCCGTCGCCTGCCTGGAAGCGCGCGGCTTCGGCCCCCAGGATTTCGCCCGTTCCCATCCGGGCGGCGCTCTCGGCCGCCGCCTCCTGACCCACGTGCGCGACGTCATGCGCCAGGGCGACGCCCTGCCGATCGTCATGGCCGGCACCCCGGTATCCCAGGCGCTGGAAGTCATGTCGGCCAAGGGCATGGGCATGACGGTCGTGACCGACGCGCAGCACCGCCCCCTGGGCATATTCACCGACGGCGACTTGCGCCGCCTGATAGCGCGGCACGGCGATATCCGCAGCCTGACCGTCGAGTCGGGCATGACGCGGTCGCCGCGCAGCATCAACCCCGACGCGCTGGCCGTCGAGGCCGCCCGGCAGATGGACGAACAACGGCTCAATCACATGCTGGTGATGGACAATGACGGCGCGCTGCTCGGCGCCTTGCATATGCATGATCTGATGGCCGCTAAAGTGGTATGA